Proteins co-encoded in one Vibrio fortis genomic window:
- a CDS encoding toll/interleukin-1 receptor domain-containing protein, producing the protein MARCTAPSRGHRSAAAAANCPACGGRYSRYGSGGYSSYSTSSYSPSRISSSETSSSKKPSWSKSGSSVSYTSAQIQSLTPIRETVETRAAQQPDLRDVFLCHAWGDRKDAAKELHDLLEAAGVKVWFSEKDLGLGVPMMRAIDKGLANSRIGLVLVTPAMLERLPKESVADKELSTLLAGNQLIPIVHNTSYEALRNVSPMLASRTGLDTSEDSMEVVAEKIAELVDI; encoded by the coding sequence TTGGCTAGATGCACAGCACCATCAAGAGGACATCGTTCAGCGGCCGCCGCAGCTAATTGCCCGGCATGTGGTGGACGCTATAGTCGTTATGGAAGTGGAGGTTACAGTTCATACTCAACCTCATCTTACTCTCCATCTCGCATTAGTAGTAGCGAAACAAGTAGCAGTAAAAAGCCAAGTTGGTCTAAATCAGGCTCTTCTGTATCTTATACATCCGCTCAAATTCAGTCTCTTACACCGATACGCGAAACTGTCGAGACTCGTGCAGCACAACAACCAGATCTTCGAGATGTATTCTTGTGCCATGCATGGGGCGACCGTAAAGACGCAGCTAAAGAATTGCATGATTTACTTGAAGCAGCAGGTGTTAAAGTTTGGTTTAGCGAAAAGGATCTTGGACTTGGTGTGCCGATGATGCGCGCTATCGATAAGGGATTGGCCAACTCTCGAATAGGACTTGTATTGGTGACTCCAGCGATGTTGGAGCGGCTTCCAAAAGAGAGTGTCGCCGACAAAGAACTTTCAACACTATTAGCTGGCAACCAACTTATTCCAATTGTACATAACACATCTTATGAAGCCCTACGAAATGTCAGCCCCATGCTAGCATCCAGAACAGGTTTGGATACTTCTGAGGATTCAATGGAAGTTGTAGCAGAGAAAATTGCCGAGTTGGTAGATATCTAA